The Nitrospira sp. genome window below encodes:
- a CDS encoding phosphopentomutase, whose amino-acid sequence MINRIILLVIDGFGIGALPDGGDYGDTDANTLEHLAEAVDGLTLPNFEMLGLGHVASVKGVRRMGQPSGNFGRLAFASPGKDSIVGYWEIAGVIQRDIPSVCNTGVPSKIVDLVEQILGRKSIGKSIASMGVMLRRYGAEHMATGGPILWTDGGNTCCLAMHESIMAPSEFHQRGRDIRKSAKDAGLFVRVVAQPVTGGQDALRPQVGRKDFVVEPLGVTMLDVLSRSGQLTMGVGKVYDLFSGRGFTKAFPVASGMAAFDEVMVMLGKMPRGLVCASLDLLSEDAAEAATAVQEFDRRLPELFEKLRLGDMVIVTGDHGRDFSLPGRTSTREYVPVFVIGPKLAQGVDLGSRPTAADVGQTIVEALRAERLLVGDSFLDALRPG is encoded by the coding sequence ATGATCAATCGAATCATTCTTCTCGTCATCGACGGGTTTGGAATTGGTGCCTTGCCGGATGGCGGTGACTACGGCGATACGGACGCCAACACCCTCGAGCATTTGGCTGAGGCGGTCGATGGATTGACTTTACCCAATTTCGAGATGCTTGGGCTTGGCCATGTCGCGTCGGTCAAAGGCGTGCGCAGGATGGGGCAACCGAGCGGCAACTTCGGACGCCTCGCGTTCGCCTCGCCTGGCAAAGATTCCATTGTGGGGTACTGGGAAATCGCCGGAGTGATCCAGCGCGATATCCCTTCAGTCTGCAACACCGGCGTTCCATCCAAGATCGTCGACCTCGTTGAACAGATCTTAGGACGGAAATCGATCGGAAAGAGCATCGCCTCGATGGGAGTAATGCTCCGTCGATATGGCGCGGAACATATGGCTACCGGGGGGCCGATCCTTTGGACCGATGGGGGAAATACCTGTTGTTTAGCCATGCATGAATCAATCATGGCACCATCGGAATTTCATCAGCGCGGTCGAGATATTCGAAAATCGGCGAAAGATGCAGGCCTTTTTGTCCGTGTCGTCGCTCAGCCGGTCACCGGTGGACAGGACGCACTTCGCCCACAGGTCGGACGAAAAGACTTTGTGGTGGAACCTCTGGGTGTGACGATGTTGGACGTCTTGAGCCGATCTGGACAGCTCACGATGGGCGTGGGAAAAGTCTACGACCTGTTCAGCGGCCGAGGATTCACGAAAGCGTTTCCGGTTGCCTCGGGGATGGCAGCGTTTGATGAGGTAATGGTCATGCTGGGCAAGATGCCGAGGGGCCTTGTCTGCGCCAGCCTGGATCTGCTATCTGAGGATGCTGCCGAAGCGGCCACGGCCGTGCAAGAGTTTGATCGTCGTCTCCCGGAACTATTCGAGAAACTGCGACTTGGTGATATGGTGATCGTAACGGGAGATCATGGGAGGGATTTCTCCTTACCTGGACGGACGTCCACACGAGAGTATGTTCCCGTCTTCGTCATCGGGCCGAAGCTCGCGCAAGGGGTGGACTTGGGAAGCAGACCGACCGCCGCTGATGTAGGGCAGACGATCGTGGAAGCCCTTCGGGCTGAGCGACTCCTGGTCGGTGATAGCTTTCTTGATGCGCTCAGGCCCGGGTAA